The nucleotide sequence TGTATTTGGAACAGTGGGGCAGTGACAGTGTCACCCCTTACATCTATGTGTGCCTGCTCTTGGCCGTTTCACTGCTGCTCAAGCCAAGCACGGTGGTGTGGATCTATTGCACGGGTTTTGTGGTGTTTAACTGGGTGCTGGGCCAAAGCCCCAGTTCACCGCACCAAATTTTGACCAACCGCTTGGATGCATTGACCGCCTGTGCCATGGGCATGGGCGTTTCCATCTACCTGTGGCGTCGCTACGTTGCCTTCTATGTTCAACAAGAAGCCCTGCAACAAGCCAATGCCGAGCTGCAAGACAAGCAGCGGGAGTTGCAGCGCTTAACCCGCACCGATGGCTTGACCAACCTGTTTAACCGCAAGACCTTTGTAGAACTCACACAACAAGAGCTACAACGGGCGCAGCGCCAAAACTCGTCCACCGCCATTTTGGTCATGGATTTGGATTACTTCAAAAAGGTGAACGACACCTGGGGCCATCCTGCGGGGGATGCGGTCCTCAAACACGCCGCCACTTTGGCCAGCTCCGCCGTGCGCAGCACCGATTTGGTCGCCAGATTGGGGGGGGAGGAGTTCATTGTGTTGCTGCCGTCCACCAGCATCGACGCCGCACGCCGACTGGCGGAGAAGATTCGCGCCAAGATCGAAGCGCACCCCGCGCAGTGGAGTGGCCAACGCATACCCGTGACCGTGAGCATTGGCAGCGCTGGCTGCACCGCCGCAGAGAAGCTGGATTTCGACGCGCTGTACTACAACGCTGACAAAGCGCTGTATTTGGCCAAACAACGCGGTCGCAACCGCGTCATATAAGCCGCAGCCAGGTCGGTATAGCCTAGACCCCCGTGGTCTTGATGAGCTCCAAACGCCGCGCCGTGGCTTTGCCGCTGAGCGCAAAACCACACTGCGCACCCACTGCATTGACAAAGCGCCACACCTCGCCGGTCATGGCGGTTTGTGCGTCATCGCGCACCCACTGACCGTTCGCTTCGGGCGGCGGTGGCTGCACCACCAGTGGCAAAACCGGCGTCTTGATAGCGACTGGCATCAAGGGGAACACCACCGGCGTGGGTGTGCCTGCCAAGGTGGACGCGAGCGCTTTGGCAGCCTGCATGATGGGCATGACGTAAGGCAAGGTGCGCCCGCCGGCTGAGGCATATTGGGCACAGTCGCCCAAAGCGTAGATAGCAGGCGCAGAGGTTTGCAGGTGCGCGTCCACCACAATGCCACGCTCACACACGAGGCCAGCGGCTTGTGCCAGCCGGGTGTCCGCCCGCAGCCCCACCGCGCTGAGCACAAGGTCGGCTTGCACGGTCTCGCCATTGGCGAGCGTGGCGGTCAAGCATGGCCCGGGTGCCTCAGAGTTATTCAGCGCTTGCACAGTGGTGCCCATGTGCCAGCGGACGCCCAGTTCGGCCAGCGTCGCTTGCAAAGCCAGGCCCAGGCTTTCAGGCACCAAGGCGGCCAGGGGCCTGACGCCTGGATCTACGACATGTACGCGGTGGCCGCCTACAGCGAGGTCGTTGGCAAACTCGCAGCCAATCAGCCCCGCGCCCATAATGAGCACCGTTTTGCTATTGTTTTCAGAGCTACCTGCGCTTATTCCATGACCGCCCAAGGCCAAAAACAGCTTAGAAAAGTCGTCTAGCGAATTCACAGACATCGCGCTCGCGCCCGCACTGCCTTGCAAGGGCACCGTGATAGGCTGCGCGCCTGTGGCGATGACCAAGGCGCTATAGGCCACCGTGTGCACAGCCTCACCCTGCGCGACTTGCACGCTGCGGGCTTGTGGGTCCACAGCCGTCACCCGGCTATGGGCCATGAGCTGCACGTTCAAGGTCTCAGCCATCTTGGCCGCCGAGGTGCTCACCAATTGCTCTGGCGTGCGCTTTTGGGCAAACGCGTTGGACAAGCTTGGCTTGGCATAAAAGTCGCCGCTGTCTGCGGTGATGAGTACCACCGGCACCTCGGCCTGCAGCTTGCGCAACTCACGCACGGTGGACCAAGCAGCCAAGCCAGCCCCCACAAGCACAATGGGCGCAGCGCTGCTCAAGCGCCTGCTCCCGCCGCTTGCTGACTATGCGCGTGGCCTGTGCCTTGGCGTCCATTGATGCGTTCCCAAGCCTTTTCATGGAAAAAGAAGGCAAAGGCCTGGACCGTGGGTTCCAGCAAACTCAGGGTCAAAGACACCAGTAAGTTTCCGGTCACGGCATAGGCAACCAAGGCAGCCACTGTGATGTGCACCACGTAGTAGCTGGCCGTCTTCTTGAGCGTGGGCAGGTTGTTGCGGGCGAATTGGGCCATGGTGCACTCCTTGTGAATGGGGGGACTTAGAGCTCGACGACTTCAAAGTCGGCTTTGGCCACGCCACATTCGGGGCAGGCCCACGTGGCAGGCACATCGGCCCACAGCGTGCCGGGAGCGAGTCCGTCTTCAGGGCGGCCAGCGGCTTCGTCATACACAAAGCCACACACGATACAGATATAGGTTTTCATACAAGTCTTTCAGTTAGTGGGAATTCAACGGGAGCTTAGGCGCTGACCTTCGCGAGCTGGGCTTTGTAGTGGTTGGCGTGGCGCTCTTCCACGCGGGCCAGTGCGGCAAAGCGTTTTTGCGCTTTCTCCAGCGTAGCTTTGAACTGTGCTGCATGCACCTTACTTTCTTCTATTTGCTCGTCCATCTCAGCGACGGCTGCGGCGTTGCCTTCGGCTTCGGCGGTTGCGCGAAAGCCGGGGTACATCTCGGTGTACTCATAGGTTTCTCCGTCAATGGCAATCTGCAATGCCTTCGCAGGCGTCATGTCGGCCTTGGGGTACAACAAATCCAAATGACCAAAGGCATGCATCACTTCTTGGTCGGCCGTGGCTTCAAAGGCGCGTGCAGTGTCTTCGTCGCCCATCTCACGGGCCAATTTGGCAAAGTAACGGTATTTGATATGGGCCATGGATTCACCGGCAAACGCGGCCTCCAAATTGGCAAGCGTTTTGATTTCAGGACGTTGAGCGATGGTCATGGTGGCCTCTTTGTTGTGAAGGGTTGCAGCAAATTCTGCGATTGGCATGGGAGCAATGTTATGCAGCAGCACGCAAAGAAGCCAATTGATTTTCAATAATCAATATATAGAAACTATTTTTACAAGCCTTGCCGGCTGGATTAAGCCGGCCGTTCCGGATCGGGGCGCAAGCCCTTAGCCAAAACATTGACACACTGCTCAGCCGCTTGTTGCACATAGGCTTCGTCCGGCAAAGCACCCGGGATGCGCTTGCCTGCTAGCAACATGGCCAAACCATGCACCATGGACCAGGCCGCCATGCTCAAACTGGCGAGATCGCCCGCGCGGATCTCGCCACACTGCTGACCTTGGGCGATGGTGTGTTGCAGGCTCTGCGTCAATGCTTGGCCCACTGAAGCCAACTCGGGGAACGCTTGCCAGTCGGGAATGGCGTTGCTAAACATCAGCTGCAGCAATTGGGGCTGGCGAGCACCGAACACCACATAAGCACGGCCCGTGGCCAACAGCTGCGCCAGTGGTCCGCCCAGAGTCGATGCCAACGCGTGCTCGACCATCTGAGTCAACTGCTCAAAGCCCACGATGGATAAATCTGCCAACAGCGCCTGTTTATCCGCATAGTGGCGGTACGCAGCGGCATGGCTAACCCCTGCTACTTTGGATATTTCGCGCAGGCTTAAGCCTTCAAGGCCTTTGTCGCGCAATAGCACCAATGCGCTTTGCTGCAGCGCGTTGCGTAAGTCGCCGTGGTGGTAACTGCGCGGCGTTTCAGCGCCAGCGTCTGCACCAAGGCTAGCAACAAGCAATGGGGGGTTAGGGGGCATGTGACGGGTAGTAGACATAAGTCGGCATCAAGATTCACCCGAAGTTTACATCGGTAACATAGACCGTTAGAATTCATGTAACCAGTGCCAACATTGGCGCGTGGCTTGAACTGCTCTTGTAGGTATGGAGAAAACCGTATGAATCTGCCCGAACTTTTGCGCTGGCAAGCCAGCGGCTACCCGCGCTACCACGCGCGCAAAAGCAACTTACTCCTGCACATCGTGGCCGTGCCCGCATTTTTGCTGGGCAACGTGATGTTGCTTGCATCGCTGTGGCTGGGCGCGTGGGGCTGGGCTCTGGCTAGCCTAGTCCCTATGGTGCTGTCCCTGGCGGCACAAGGCCGAGGCCACCGCATGGAGGCAGTGCCCGCCGAACCGTTCACAGGGCCCGTGCAAGCGGTTGCCCGTTTGTTTTTTGAACAATGGGTCACATTTCCCCGGTTTGTCTTGAGCGGTGGATGGCTAAGGGCCTTTCGCCAAACGTAAGCGGCCTTTGCGGCGGAGGCTGGCATTATGTTCGCCCTTCCCGTATAAAGTGGGCATGCCAGTCTTCAACCGCTTTCGCCACTTACTAAGCGTCTGCCTAGCTGGACTGAGCATGGGTGTAGCTGCGGCACCCACTGAGCTCTATTGCTCACGCCCCATCAGGGTCGCGTTGTTTGAGTTTGGCTTGATGTACAGGCAAGCAGCGGGCGACGGCATCGATGCCCGCATGCTAGACGCCATAGCCAAGCGCACCGGGTGCGCGTTTGTGCAAGTGGTGTTGCCACGCAACCGCATCTGGGCGGAGCTTCAGGCTGGCACCTTAGACCTGGCCACAGCCGCCATTCCAACGCCCGAGCGCAAAGAGTACGGCTTCTTGCTGCCCTACATGAAAACCCGCAATTTGTTTTTGCTAGACAGGCACATTGCAAGCAAAGCCAGCACCCTCGAACAGTTCGAAGCCGGCAACTACCGACTGGGCGTGGTGCGCGGATTTCGCCACGAAATGGCCTACGACAGTTTGATTGCTAGGCTGGCAAAACAAGGGCGAGTCATTGAAAGTGCGGATGTCAATGAACTCTTCAAACTGCTAGACCGCGGTGTGGTCAGCGGCATTTTGAGCCAACCCTTGGTCTTTAATGCCTATTACGCCGAGAAGCAACTCAAAGCCAAAGTGGTGATCCACGACTGGACGCCCGCCGATCAGTTTTCCGTGGGCACCCTGATACTGGCCCGCAAGACCTTCACACCAGAGCAGGCCAAGCAATGGGACGCCTTGGTCAGCGACATGCTACGTGACGGCACGCTGCTAAAGATCAACTCGCAATACCTACCGACAGCCCAAGCGCGTGACTTGCTGTACACCGGGCCGCGCACGCCTGACTAGGTGCTACACACTGACCCGGCATCGCGGTTGGGCAAGACCTCAGGCTTGCTTGTTCTCAAAGCGCTTGGTCAACATGCCCCACACCGGTGCCAGTGCAGCCTGGATGGAGGCTCCATACAAAATCATGGCCAAGGCGGCCCCAATCAAAGGCAAGGCTGCAAACACCCAGCCCGTCAACACTTCGTGGCCTATGCCCGCACCGACCAGCAAAGCAACCGCTGGATTGACAAAGGAATAGCTACCCGCCACTGCGGCGCTGGTGTTTTGCAGCAACCAAAGATAGGCGTTGAGGGCAATCAGCGTCCCAAAAACCAGCAAATAGACCCATGCCCACCATGCGGACGCACTCGCATGCGCCAAGGCATCATGGGGTTCAAGCTGCCACGCGACCGCCAAGCCCATCACCCCGCCCGTGAGCCACTGGGCAGCAGACGCCATGGCCGTACCAGGCAAGTCCAATCGGCGGGAAGCGTAAGAACCGATACTCCAGCACAAGGGGGCTGCAAAAGCTGCCAGCGCTCCCAGCCAGCTGGCCGAAAAATCCCCTTCTAGCGACAACAGTGCTGCCCCTGCCACGCCCAAAGCCAGCCCAATCCAGCTGGTCACCGGCACCTTCTCTCCGCCCCAGCGCGACCACAGAGCCAACCACATCGGCATCGTGGTAATCACTGTTGCC is from Rhodoferax aquaticus and encodes:
- a CDS encoding rubrerythrin family protein, producing MTIAQRPEIKTLANLEAAFAGESMAHIKYRYFAKLAREMGDEDTARAFEATADQEVMHAFGHLDLLYPKADMTPAKALQIAIDGETYEYTEMYPGFRATAEAEGNAAAVAEMDEQIEESKVHAAQFKATLEKAQKRFAALARVEERHANHYKAQLAKVSA
- a CDS encoding EamA family transporter — protein: MPTNLQTGGVKKAYWKLITALLLVYIVWGTTYFAIGIAVKSMPPMWMNGARFFLAGLLMLGWALVRGEKLPTALQWRNAALVGGLMVFVSMNLVVFAQKNGIGSGLMATVITTMPMWLALWSRWGGEKVPVTSWIGLALGVAGAALLSLEGDFSASWLGALAAFAAPLCWSIGSYASRRLDLPGTAMASAAQWLTGGVMGLAVAWQLEPHDALAHASASAWWAWVYLLVFGTLIALNAYLWLLQNTSAAVAGSYSFVNPAVALLVGAGIGHEVLTGWVFAALPLIGAALAMILYGASIQAALAPVWGMLTKRFENKQA
- a CDS encoding DUF2061 domain-containing protein, which codes for MAQFARNNLPTLKKTASYYVVHITVAALVAYAVTGNLLVSLTLSLLEPTVQAFAFFFHEKAWERINGRQGTGHAHSQQAAGAGA
- a CDS encoding rubredoxin gives rise to the protein MKTYICIVCGFVYDEAAGRPEDGLAPGTLWADVPATWACPECGVAKADFEVVEL
- a CDS encoding GGDEF domain-containing protein, with amino-acid sequence MHFSLHEVRVLLAQWRTDDALVESEADLANLSRIRWFAPIGAFFGLLTALVFGVSIVVNMASDTAAWRWGWGSVLMQSAMGLALLGAAWLAKQQPRTGRTKTMRYLPIGLACFCMADAIVFVYLEQWGSDSVTPYIYVCLLLAVSLLLKPSTVVWIYCTGFVVFNWVLGQSPSSPHQILTNRLDALTACAMGMGVSIYLWRRYVAFYVQQEALQQANAELQDKQRELQRLTRTDGLTNLFNRKTFVELTQQELQRAQRQNSSTAILVMDLDYFKKVNDTWGHPAGDAVLKHAATLASSAVRSTDLVARLGGEEFIVLLPSTSIDAARRLAEKIRAKIEAHPAQWSGQRIPVTVSIGSAGCTAAEKLDFDALYYNADKALYLAKQRGRNRVI
- a CDS encoding TetR/AcrR family transcriptional regulator — protein: MSTTRHMPPNPPLLVASLGADAGAETPRSYHHGDLRNALQQSALVLLRDKGLEGLSLREISKVAGVSHAAAYRHYADKQALLADLSIVGFEQLTQMVEHALASTLGGPLAQLLATGRAYVVFGARQPQLLQLMFSNAIPDWQAFPELASVGQALTQSLQHTIAQGQQCGEIRAGDLASLSMAAWSMVHGLAMLLAGKRIPGALPDEAYVQQAAEQCVNVLAKGLRPDPERPA
- a CDS encoding FAD-dependent oxidoreductase — protein: MSSAAPIVLVGAGLAAWSTVRELRKLQAEVPVVLITADSGDFYAKPSLSNAFAQKRTPEQLVSTSAAKMAETLNVQLMAHSRVTAVDPQARSVQVAQGEAVHTVAYSALVIATGAQPITVPLQGSAGASAMSVNSLDDFSKLFLALGGHGISAGSSENNSKTVLIMGAGLIGCEFANDLAVGGHRVHVVDPGVRPLAALVPESLGLALQATLAELGVRWHMGTTVQALNNSEAPGPCLTATLANGETVQADLVLSAVGLRADTRLAQAAGLVCERGIVVDAHLQTSAPAIYALGDCAQYASAGGRTLPYVMPIMQAAKALASTLAGTPTPVVFPLMPVAIKTPVLPLVVQPPPPEANGQWVRDDAQTAMTGEVWRFVNAVGAQCGFALSGKATARRLELIKTTGV
- a CDS encoding substrate-binding periplasmic protein, translating into MPVFNRFRHLLSVCLAGLSMGVAAAPTELYCSRPIRVALFEFGLMYRQAAGDGIDARMLDAIAKRTGCAFVQVVLPRNRIWAELQAGTLDLATAAIPTPERKEYGFLLPYMKTRNLFLLDRHIASKASTLEQFEAGNYRLGVVRGFRHEMAYDSLIARLAKQGRVIESADVNELFKLLDRGVVSGILSQPLVFNAYYAEKQLKAKVVIHDWTPADQFSVGTLILARKTFTPEQAKQWDALVSDMLRDGTLLKINSQYLPTAQARDLLYTGPRTPD
- a CDS encoding terminase; its protein translation is MNLPELLRWQASGYPRYHARKSNLLLHIVAVPAFLLGNVMLLASLWLGAWGWALASLVPMVLSLAAQGRGHRMEAVPAEPFTGPVQAVARLFFEQWVTFPRFVLSGGWLRAFRQT